One genomic region from Pyrobaculum islandicum DSM 4184 encodes:
- a CDS encoding acyl-CoA thioesterase: MVLISFFFWLVEVFVSRTLVESTRLVSQRHVNPLGMLYGGYMLQWVVDVGSVAAMNFAEGDVVLGFLDRMHFVTPVRAGDLLTFRGWVVNVRRSSISVLVESYVKRGGETNLATVGRMIFVKLGPGGEPAPVGKRVICDVGWEELCSYFQRWRSDIDAIVEGEEPGVEGDWHLTSSFLAMPEDSIDGVLMYGGRLLYRLDELAFIEAFQFYPAIYVTASVNRIVFRRPIYVGDIVSVKTGVTHVGSTSLEIGFVVEAFGQRGRRRVADGYFTFVNMSEGKPSEIRVPPRGDEAARRRKEESVQEARMLKGLRPPAGAEPWLLQLARRWLRSSSSSSLRAEV; this comes from the coding sequence TATTTGTATCTAGGACTTTAGTAGAATCCACCCGGTTGGTGTCGCAAAGACATGTAAATCCACTTGGTATGTTATATGGCGGCTATATGTTACAGTGGGTTGTAGACGTCGGCAGTGTAGCGGCTATGAATTTCGCCGAGGGAGATGTGGTACTTGGGTTTTTAGACAGGATGCATTTTGTCACCCCGGTGAGGGCCGGCGATTTATTAACTTTCAGAGGCTGGGTTGTAAACGTCAGACGGAGTAGTATCTCTGTGTTAGTGGAGTCTTATGTAAAGAGAGGGGGCGAGACTAACTTGGCTACAGTAGGTAGAATGATATTTGTAAAACTTGGGCCTGGAGGAGAGCCTGCGCCTGTGGGGAAGAGGGTGATTTGCGACGTGGGATGGGAGGAGTTGTGTAGTTACTTCCAGAGGTGGAGGTCTGATATAGATGCGATAGTTGAAGGGGAAGAGCCCGGCGTAGAGGGAGATTGGCATTTAACAAGTAGCTTCTTAGCAATGCCTGAAGACTCTATCGATGGAGTCTTAATGTACGGCGGGAGACTTCTCTATAGACTAGACGAGTTGGCGTTTATAGAGGCTTTTCAGTTTTACCCAGCTATATATGTGACAGCTAGCGTCAACAGAATTGTCTTTAGAAGGCCTATCTATGTTGGAGATATTGTCTCTGTTAAAACAGGGGTTACTCACGTTGGCTCTACAAGTCTAGAAATTGGCTTTGTAGTAGAGGCGTTTGGCCAGAGGGGCCGACGGAGAGTTGCCGACGGCTACTTTACTTTTGTCAATATGTCCGAGGGGAAGCCAAGCGAAATTAGGGTCCCGCCTAGAGGCGACGAAGCCGCTAGAAGAAGGAAAGAGGAGAGTGTGCAGGAGGCCAGGATGTTGAAGGGGCTTAGACCGCCCGCCGGGGCGGAGCCGTGGCTTCTTCAGCTGGCTAGGAGGTGGTTGAGGAGCTCCTCAAGCTCGTCTTTAAGGGCTGAGGTGTAG